One Rhizoctonia solani chromosome 1, complete sequence DNA window includes the following coding sequences:
- a CDS encoding guanosine-diphosphatase, which produces MPPPTASNAWLASRRFGIVIDAGSSGSRLQIYSWKDPRIVRAEPGSPNHGKLPKIEKGTMDGEEWIKKVEPGKTGLSTFADKPSGVAAYLRPLLAHALVTIPPSLHTQTPIFLLATAGMRLLHPTQQRDVLREVCDFLRFHSNFKVDDSNFNSGLGAGHGCGSSVRIISGEEEGLFGWLAVNYLMDGFDMHLKSKSADSSEADGSTYGFLDMGGASTQIAYEPSHKQQALPENQDSLVDVRLRLLGGDEIRHKVFVTTWLGYGTNQARERYIDKAIKDASTASTTPTVEGGADLSVVLDPCLPANLTRREKHLDPVTGSTSRTLLGTGSFNECLAATEPLLNKHAPCPDSRSCLFNGVPAPPIDFSVSRFIGVSEYWYSSENVFGLGGGYDFVQYERAASAFCGQNWDELVAAHDKARVEHGREGLGGDGHTEKYGEIVEVGQWGRNVELKRLEMQCFKAAWIVNVLHEGIGIPRIVDSHGNSTDQDTAASVSISAEEKGLGKTQSSKKLPSPTFQSMESVNDTAISWTLGKMVIEACKDIPPASKQAIPIADPMQPTPPVPPPNPVLWDFDALEDSISHRLPQRLTRHSLGFSPVAFAFYSTVLTLCIYTLWRMRPRLRTLTRRWRRILYPTEQLDRMEYAMEAGNTVSSPMISRPGTPSFSNTHNHAVKITSALRTSLRDLAAPIQRAASPFQNKRASSFPPVSGYESGNGSGSPATPPTARPYHLSVNTLSGARSSAPSPNSPAVLSNGLLRETTSSSLQTPIYSLSRNSSSVNLTTIVPRTSSAMSRQTTNGHTPTSSMSDD; this is translated from the exons ATGCCCCCACCTACTGCCTCCAATGCATGGCTTGCATCACGCCGGTTTGGTATTGTGATAGACGCGGGATCCTCCGGGTCCCGTCTCCAAATATATAGCTGGAAAGATCCTCGTATTGTGCGAGCGGAACCAG GGAGTCCCAACCATGGCAAACTACCGAAAATAGAAAAGGGAACGATGGATGGTGAGGAATGGATCAAGAAAGTTGAACCAGGCAAGACGG GTCTATCCACGTTTGCGGATAAGCCAAGCGGTGTTGCTGCGTACCTGCGCCCACTGTTGGCTCATGCATTAGTGACCATTCCTCCCTCTCTTCATACCCAAACGCCTATATTTTTGCTCGCAACTGCTGGAATGAGACTCCTACATCCTACACAACAAAGGGACGTGCTGAGAGAAGTATGCGATTTCCTACGTTTCCATTCGAATTTCAAG GTTGATGACTCAAACTTTAACTCGGGGCTGGGTGCTGGACATGGTTGCGGCTCGAGCGTGCGGATTATAtcaggggaagaagaaggacTTTTCGGTTGGCTGGCTGTGAATTATCTCATGGATGGATTCGATATGCATCTGAAATCCAAGTCAGCCGACTCCTCCGAAGCTGATGGCTCAACATACGGGTTCTTGGATATGGGCGGGGCATCCACACAGATCGCGTACGAGCCCTCGCACAAGCAACAAGCACTGCCGGAAAATCAAGATTCACTCGTCGATGTCCGGCTAAGGCTACTGGGTGGGGACGAGATCCGGCACAAGGTATTCGTTACGACTTGGCTGGGATATGGAACGAACCAGGCCAGAGAACGATATATCGACAAGGCCATCAAGGATGCGTCGACCGCAAGCACCACTCCGACTGTCGAAGGGGGCGCAGATTTATCCGTCGTTTTGGACCCGTGCCTTCCTGCCAATCTCACTCGACGGGAGAAACACCTGGATCCCGTAACTGGCTCTACGTCGCGCACGCTACTTGGCACCGGGTCCTTCAACGAGTGTCTGGCTGCAACAGAACCCCTGTTAAATAAGCACGCGCCGTGCCCCGATTCACGATCCTGTCTCTTCAACGGCGTCCCTGCACCCCCGATCGATTTTTCTGTTTCTCGATTTATCGGGGTCTCCGAGTATTGGTACTCGTCCGAGAACGTGTTTGGTCTGGGCGGCGGTTACGATTTTGTGCAGTACGAGCGTGCTGCCAGTGCTTTCTGTGGCCAGAATTGGGACGAGCTTGTCGCTGCGCATGATAAAGCTAGAGTGGAACACGGTAGGGAGGGCTTAGGTGGAGACGGCCATACGGAAAAATATGGCGAAATTGTCGAAGTTGGCCAATGGGGGCGTAACGTTGAGCTCAAGCGTCTGGAAATGCAATGCTTCAAAGCGGCGTGGATTGTAAATGTTCTTCATGAAGGCATTGGCATCCCGCGTATCGTGGATTCCCACGGTAACTCGACGGATCAGGATACCGCTGCCTCTGTCAGTATCTCGGCCGAAGAAAAGGGATTAGGGAAAACTCAGAGCTCAAAAAAACTCCCGTCTCCAACATTCCAAAGCATGGAGTCGGTCAATGACACGGCGATTTCATGGACGTTGGGGAAGATGGTTATTGAAGCCTGCAAAGATATACCCCCCGCTTCTAAACAAGCCATCCCAATTGCGGATCCAATGCAACCTACTCCTCCAGTTCCCCCTCCTAATCCCGTTCTTTGGGACTTTGATGCCCTTGAGGACAGTATTTCTCATCGACTTCCACAGAGATTGACCCGACATTCGTTGGGATTTTCGCCTGTTGCATTCGCCTTTTACTCAACCGTGCTCACTCTTTGCATATACACCCTCTGGCGTATGCGGCCGCGCCTACGAACGCTTACTAGGCGTTGGCGACGAATTCTATATCCTACTGAACAGCTTGATAGGATGGAGTATGCTATGGAGGCCGGAAACACCGTATCAAGCCCAATGATTTCTAGACCAGGGACTCCATCTTTCTCGAACACCCACAACCACGCTGTAAAAATCACTTCAGCACTTCGCACGTCACTGCGAGACTTGGCTGCTCCCATCCAACGCGCGGCTTCCCCATTTCAGAACAAACGGGCATCTAGCTTCCCTCCCGTTAGTGGATACGAAAGCGGAAACGGTTCTGGAAGCCCGGCTACTCCACCCACTGCTAGACCTTATCACCTGAGCGTCAATACACTGAGTGGTGCACGAAGTTCCGCTCCGTCGCCCAACAGTCCTGCTGTTCTCTCAAACGGACTGCTTAGAGAAACTACTAGTAGCTCCCTCCAGACACCGATCTACTCGCTTTCGAGGAACAGCTCGTCTGTGAATCTGACTACAATAGTACCACGTACCTCGTCCGCCATGTCGAGACAAACGACCAACGGACACACCCCGACGTCTTCTATGAGTGACGACTAA
- a CDS encoding ICE-like protease (caspase) p20 domain protein, producing the protein MDFIKSALRSAAADYAQEMGVPRAVFDHIFPLDDENGNEYDPPTPPNEIHVPNSQQQHYGPTVYGEDGEEKQPLHYKLSQATGKRKAVLVGCNYPGSIAPLEGCGQSFFNVIFYPQLPLDYFGYEETNIRVLTDSESSHGEIGEALSTRENIVGYIRWLVEDAEPDDSLFFHSTMVSNQKDLDGDEYDGMDESICPTHYETAGVLVDDELHDLLVKPLPEGAGLTALFDSCHSGSVLDLPWTYETSGAIKEPDDLQGEAEAEAVAIDAHQKRFKWSPADVISLSGCRDSQTSADAQFGGLPSGALSYAFIRAFAKFPQMTYAQLLKVIRNELRGKFDQRPQLSSSHPIDMDLLFIQ; encoded by the exons ATGGATTTTATCAAGAGTGCCCTCAGGAGTGCGGCAGC AGATTATGCACAAGAAATGGGTGTTCCTCGCGCTGTGTTCGATCATATATTCCCATTGGATGATGAAAACGGAAACGAATACGACCCTCCCACCCCACCCAATGAAATACATGTACCCAACTCCCAGCAGCAACATTACGGCCCTACTGTCTATGGCGAGGACGGAGAAGAAAAACAGCCCTTACATTATAAATTGTCTCAAGCCACTGGTAAACGTAAAGCTGTCCTCGTAGGCTGCAACTATCCTGGAAGCATAGCACCACTAGAAGG GTGTGGCCAATCATTCTTCAATGTGATATTTTATCCACAGCTCCCGCTAGACTACTTCGGCTACGAAGAGACAAACATACGTGTCCTCACTGATAGTGAGAGCTCTCATGGTGAAATCGGCGAAGCCCTTTCCACTCGTGAAAATATT GTCGGTTATATTCGCTGGCTGGTTGAGGATGCTGAACCTGACGATTCACTGTTTTTTCACT CCACTATGGTTAGCAATCAAAAAGATCTAGATGGCGACGAATATGATGGCATGGATGAGT CTATCTGTCCTACCCACTATGAAACTGCTGGGGTTCTAGTAGATGAT GAACTACACGACCTGCTAGTTAAGCCTTTGCCCGAGGGAGCAGGCCTAACGGCTCTTTTCGACTCGTGTCACAGTGGCTCTGTGTTAG ACTTACCTTGGACG TACGAAACCTCCGGAGCAATTAAGGAGCCTGACGATCTTCAAGGCGAGGCTGAAGCTGAAGCTGTTGCAATTGACGCTCACCAAAAGCGATTCAAATGGTCCCCTGCCGATGTG ATCTCGTTATCTGG TTGTAGAGACAGTCAGACGAGTGCCGACGCCCAGTTCGGTGGCCTCCCCAGTGGGGCACTCTCCTATGCATTTATCCGGGCATTTG CCAAATTCCCCCAAATGACATATGCTCAACTACTGAAGGTCATCCGCAATGAACTACGTGGGAAATTTGACCAAAGGCCTCAG CTATCATCCTCCCACCCAATCGACATGGACCTATTGTTTATCCAGTAA
- a CDS encoding insulysin — protein MPRISTWRWRCSRRPPQLSNIASRHQLSLMAGSEFRSLEQNALWESLYNPADWSTIPASADLPGYSVFKKDIRKPEVDDRDYRYIKLENDLEALLIHDPSADKSAASLDVEVGHLHDPDDLPGLAHFCEHLSFMGTEQFPKENAYSEFITSNGGSTNAYTSAHNTNYYLIESCTSRELNAVDSENKKNRQNDVWRIHQLNKSLSKIGHPWAKFGTGNRETLTAASRKKAHPELLAPNASDSLANSQAPSPSPSEMESSETGDGGAAGRETRRRLVEWWESQYSAERMKLVILGTESLDDLTNMTVREFSAVKNRGLGRTPLMLEDPRGPEHNGIIVYAKTVMDFRALEISWSCEWQDPRYLTKPAMILGHLLGHEGPGSIHAYLKNKGWISYLSAGIHGGGRGFSFFKVTMVLTKDGMDHHKEVLLTLYRYLEYLKASSLPTYIHEEDKLIAESRFRFAEKRSADKYVSSLSEKLSGPYPRHLVLCAEQLVWEWDEPAVRSLLNAFTVEQSRVMLMAKEGLPEGAWVEEKWYGTEYWTESISAALAEEAKDLSKFNGIYIPKPNEFIPKNFDVEKAVIETPAKKPVKLHTTELSTVWHKKDDQFWIPKARIIVRLMNPICNATPRHSLLSRMFVDLVKDTLTEFTYDAELAGMKYSIVCDGASIMVVSEGYNDKLSVLMEHVLEKVKSIVITQDRVTVIAEQLQQEIENFYLTQPYTLSNYYADHFLRETSWTPKQKLAELDYVTPNDIQHHARELLARTHITTLIHGNINSEESLRIGGRIESILGSRPITAAEKSLPRSLTLPSGSKYVWEDVVPNKDELNSSLTYYVEIGDLMDAPLRATLLLFAQMIREPAFNQLRTKEQLGYVVSSSAWFLHGSIGWHITVQSERKPVYLENRVEGFLDLFRETLKTMSEAEFERQRDAFAMKRLERLKNMGEEASRFWTHIESGYEDFLRRETDAKSIRLITKQDIETFFNNYVHHNSSTRRKLSIHLTSQKKAPAKFSVAASEALLDVLKQEGVPVDEDQYRQLSAAEPPLDTVVQFWTKHLENHASSSSILPRIPDISAQYPATSFTEELTLPESIVRINDIAMFKAHLTVSKAPTPVIP, from the exons ATGCCGCGCATCTCCACTTGGAGGTGGCGTTGTTCTCGTCGGCCACCGCAGTTATCTAACATTGCGTCTCGACACCAACTTTCACTCATGGCGGGCTCTGAATTCCGGTCTTTGGAGCAAAATGCCCTATGGGAATCACTATACAATCCAGCAGACTGGAGTACTATCCCTGCGTCTGCAGATCTGCCTGGATATTCTGTGTTTAAGAAGGATATAAGGAAGCCAGAAGTCGACGATCGGGATTATCGATATATAAAGCTCGAAAACGACCTTGAGGCTCTCTTGATTCACGATCCCAGCGCCGATAAAAGCGCTGCAAGTCTGGATGTTGAAGTTGGACACCTTCATGATCCT GATGACTTACCTGGCCTAGCGCATTTCTGCGAGCATCTCTCGTTTATG GGAACCGAGCAATTCCCTAAGGAAAACGCCTATTCAGAG TTTATCACTAGTAATGGCGGTAGCACCAATGCGTACACTTCCGCTCATAACACCAACTACTACTTAAT CGAATCCTGCACATCACGCGAGCTCAATGCGGTTGACTCCGAAAACAAGAAGAACCGTCAAAATGATGTTTGGAGGATTCATCAACTCAACAAATCCCTCTCCAAAATAGGTCACCCCTGGGCGAAGTTCGGTACTGGTAATAGAGAAACACTGACCGCCGCCTCACGCAAGAAGGCACACCCAGAGCTACTAGCACCGAATGCCTCAGACTCTTTGGCAAATTCCCAAGCACCATCTCCCAGTCCCTCCGAAATGGAAAGTAGTGAGACAGGAGACGGTGGTGCTGCGGGGCGAGAAACGAGGCGCCGGTTAGTCGAATGGTGGGAGAGTCAATATTCAGCGGAACGAATGAAATTAGTGATTCTTGGCACAG AGTCTCTCGACGATctcacaaacatgaccgtGCGAGAATTTTCGGCAGTAAAGAACCGGGGATTGGGACGCACACCACTCATGCTAGAAGATCCCCGCGGTCCTGAGCACAATGGA ATTATTGTTTACGCAAAAACAGTCATGGATTTTCGTGCTTTGGAAATCTCTTGGTCCTGCGAGTGGCAAGATCCCCGGTACCTTACGAAG CCAGCGATGATCTTGGGTCATCTGCTTGGTCACGAGGGTCCAGGATCGATACATGCGTATCTCAAGAATAAGGGGTGGATCTCCTATCTATCCGCCGGGATACATGGAGGTGGCCGAGGCTTTAGCTTTTTCAAGGTCACAATGGTCCTGACAAAAGACGGCATGG ATCATCATAAAGAGGTCCTGTTGACACTATACCGATATCTTGAGTACTTGAAAGCGTCCTCGCTTCCGACGTATATTCACGAAGAGGACAAATTGATTGCAGAAAGCAGATTCAGGTTTGCTGAGAAACGTTCCGCTGATAAATACGTATCGTCCCTATCTGAGAAACTCTCGGGCCCATACCCGCGCCATCTGGTGCTTTGCGCCGAACAGCTAGTgtgggaatgggatgaaccTGCTGTGCGGAGTCTTCTGAACGCGTTCACGGTCGAGCAAAGCCGTGTTATGCTTATGGCAAAAGAAGGACTGCCTGAAGGTGCCTGGGTCGAAGAGAAATGGTATGGAACCGAGTATTGGACTGAGTCTATCTCAGCTGCTCTAGCTGAAGAG GCCAAAGATTTAAGCAAATTTAACGGCATATACATCCCCAAGCCTAacgaatttattcccaagaACTTTGATGTAGAAAAGGCTGTCATTGAAACA CCGGCCAAGAAACCTGTGAAGCTACACACCACCGAACTTTCTACTGTTTGGCACAAGAAGGACGACCAGTTTTGGATTCCTAAAGCGCGCATCATCGTGCGCCTCATGAATCCCATATGCAACGCGACTCCAAGACACAGCCTGCTCTCCAG GATGTTCGTTGACCTGGTGAAGGACACGCTAACCGAGTTTACCTATGATGCCGAATTAGCGGGGATGAAATATTCAATTGTGTGCGACGGGGCGTCCATCATGGTTGTTTCTGAGGGATACAATGATAAACTCTCCGTTCTAATGGAACACGTTCTAGAGAAGGTGAAGAGTATTGTCATAACCCAAGATCGAGTTACCGTCATTGCGGAGCAG CTTCAACAGGAAATTGAGAACTTCTACCTCACTCAACCTTATACTCTCTCAAATTACTACGCAGACCATTTCTTGCGTGAAACAAGCTGGACTCCCAAGCAGAAGCTCGCTGAGCTTGATT ATGTAACTCCAAATGATATTCAACACCATGCTCGGGAATTATTGGCACGCACTCATATAACCACGTTGATTCATGGAAACATTAATTCCGAG GAATCGCTGCGGATCGGTGGCCGTATCGAGAGTATCTTGGGGTCTCGGCCTATAACCGCGGCGGAAAAGTCACTCCCGAGATCATTAACTCTACCTTCTG GATCCAAATACGTCTGGGAAGACGTTGTCCCTAACAAGGACGAATTGAACTCAAGCCTGACTTATTATGTTGAAATTGGCGATCTAATGGACGCTCCCTTGAGAGCAACCCTGTTGCTCTTTGCGCAGATGATCCGAGAGCCGGCTTTTAATCAACTTCGTACCAAAGAGCAACTAGGTTATGTGGTCAGCTCCAGCGCTTGGTTCCTTCATGGTTCGATTGGATGGCACATTACAGTTCAAAGCGAGCGGAAGCCGGTTTATCTCGAAAATAGAGTCGAAGGATTTTTAGATTTATTCCGAGAAACATTAAAAACGATGTCGGAAGCGGAGTTCGAGCGTCAAAGAGATGCTTTCGCAATGAAGAGACTCGAGCGCTTGAAGAATATGGGAGAAGAGGCAAGCAGGTTTTGGACACACATCGAGTCGGGTTACGAAGATTTTCTTAGGA GGGAAACTGATGCAAAGAGCATTCGATTAATCACAAAACAAGATATCGAAACCTTCTTTAATAACTATGTTCATCATAATTCTTCTACACGGCGAAAACTTTCGATTCATCTTACCTCTCAAAAGAAAGCACCAGCAAAATTCTCCGTTGCTGCGTCTGAAGCACTCCTAGATGTCCTCAAGCAAGAAGGTGTCCCGGTTGATGAAGATCAATACCGACAGTTGAGCGCTGCAGAGCCCCCTCTGGATACAGTAGTCCAGTTCTGGACGAAGCATCTCGAAAATCACgcgtcttcttcctctatCCTACCTCGTATCCCAGATATTTCCGCTCAATACCCTGCTACAAGTTTCACAGAGGAATTAACTCTTCCAGAGAGTATTGTGCGAATTAACGATATCGCAATGTTCAAAGCTCACCTGACTGTGTCCAAGGCGCCTACCCCTGTAATCCCATGA